The following proteins are co-located in the Synechococcus sp. PROS-U-1 genome:
- a CDS encoding non-canonical purine NTP pyrophosphatase codes for MLGPLPIHVQRQPDDLDVEETGNTYRENAELKATAAALRTQGWALADDSGLEVDSLQCAPGLFSARYAEGNDAKVQRILAELGPSLYRSACFRSTMVLSDPTGTCRASAEGICWGELLSAPAYPGGGFESLLWVREARCTYGELNPAQLSRLGSRGKAARALAPQLRQLLGLN; via the coding sequence ATGCTGGGTCCGCTTCCCATTCACGTTCAGCGTCAACCCGACGACCTGGACGTTGAGGAAACGGGAAACACCTACCGGGAAAACGCCGAGCTGAAGGCCACTGCAGCAGCACTACGAACCCAAGGTTGGGCCCTCGCAGACGATTCAGGCCTTGAAGTTGATTCACTCCAGTGCGCGCCCGGCCTGTTCTCCGCCCGATATGCCGAAGGCAACGACGCCAAAGTGCAGAGAATCCTTGCGGAGCTGGGCCCGTCCCTTTATCGCAGCGCCTGCTTCCGAAGCACGATGGTGCTGAGCGACCCCACAGGGACGTGCCGAGCGTCGGCAGAGGGCATTTGCTGGGGTGAGCTCCTCAGCGCACCGGCCTACCCAGGTGGCGGATTTGAATCCTTGCTCTGGGTGCGTGAAGCCCGTTGCACCTATGGCGAACTGAACCCGGCACAACTCAGCCGACTGGGCAGCCGTGGCAAAGCAGCACGAGCTCTGGCACCTCAATTACGCCAACTTCTTGGCCTGAACTGA
- a CDS encoding BMC domain-containing protein — translation MANETMGIALGMIETRGLVPAIEAADAMTKAAEVRLIGREFVGGGYVTVLVRGETGAVNAAVRAGADACERVGDGLVAAHIIARPHREVEPALGNGNFLGQKD, via the coding sequence ATGGCTAACGAAACCATGGGCATCGCCCTCGGCATGATCGAGACCCGCGGTCTGGTCCCCGCCATCGAGGCAGCTGATGCCATGACCAAGGCTGCCGAAGTGCGCCTGATTGGTCGCGAGTTCGTCGGTGGCGGTTACGTCACCGTTCTGGTGCGCGGCGAAACCGGTGCTGTGAATGCTGCAGTGCGTGCTGGCGCTGATGCTTGCGAGCGCGTCGGTGACGGCCTGGTTGCTGCTCACATCATTGCCCGCCCCCACCGCGAAGTGGAGCCTGCACTGGGCAACGGCAACTTCCTTGGTCAGAAGGACTGA
- a CDS encoding form I ribulose bisphosphate carboxylase large subunit: protein MSKKYDAGVKEYRDTYWTPDYVPLDTDLLACFKCTGQEGVPKEEVAAAVAAESSTGTWSTVWSELLTDLDFYKGRCYRIEDVPGDKESFYAFIAYPLDLFEEGSITNVLTSLVGNVFGFKALRHLRLEDIRFPMAFIKSCYGPPNGIQVERDRMNKYGRPLLGCTIKPKLGLSGKNYGRVVYECLRGGLDFTKDDENINSQPFQRWQNRFEFVAEAIKLSEQETGERKGHYLNVTANTPEEMYERAEFAKELGMPIVMHDFITGGFTANTGLSKWCRKNGMLLHIHRAMHAVIDRHPKHGIHFRVLAKCLRLSGGDQLHTGTVVGKLEGDRQTTLGYIDQLRESFVPEDRSRGNFFDQDWGSMPGVFAVASGGIHVWHMPALVAIFGDDSVLQFGGGTHGHPWGSAAGAAANRVALEACVKARNAGREIEKESRDILMEAGKHSPELAIALETWKEIKFEFDTVDKLDVQN from the coding sequence ATGAGCAAGAAGTACGACGCTGGGGTCAAGGAGTACAGGGATACCTACTGGACTCCTGATTACGTCCCCCTCGACACCGACCTGCTGGCCTGCTTCAAGTGCACCGGCCAAGAAGGTGTGCCCAAGGAAGAAGTTGCCGCTGCTGTGGCCGCTGAATCCTCCACCGGCACCTGGTCCACTGTGTGGTCCGAGCTCCTTACCGATCTCGACTTCTACAAGGGCCGTTGCTACCGCATCGAAGACGTCCCTGGTGACAAGGAGTCTTTCTATGCCTTCATCGCCTACCCCCTCGATCTGTTCGAAGAGGGTTCCATCACCAACGTTCTGACCTCCCTGGTCGGCAACGTCTTCGGTTTCAAGGCTCTCCGCCACCTCCGTCTGGAAGACATCCGCTTCCCGATGGCGTTCATCAAGAGCTGCTACGGCCCGCCGAACGGCATCCAGGTCGAGCGCGACCGGATGAACAAGTACGGCCGTCCCCTGCTGGGTTGCACCATCAAGCCGAAGCTCGGCCTGAGCGGTAAGAACTACGGCCGTGTTGTCTATGAGTGCCTGCGCGGCGGTCTGGACTTCACCAAGGACGACGAGAACATCAACTCCCAGCCCTTCCAGCGTTGGCAGAACCGCTTCGAATTCGTTGCGGAAGCCATCAAGCTGTCCGAGCAGGAGACCGGTGAGCGCAAGGGTCACTACCTCAACGTGACCGCCAACACTCCCGAGGAGATGTATGAGCGCGCTGAGTTCGCCAAAGAACTCGGAATGCCAATCGTCATGCACGACTTCATCACCGGTGGCTTCACAGCCAACACCGGTCTGTCGAAGTGGTGCCGCAAGAACGGCATGCTCTTGCACATCCACCGCGCCATGCACGCGGTGATCGACCGTCATCCCAAGCACGGCATCCACTTCCGCGTTCTCGCCAAGTGTCTGCGTCTGTCTGGTGGTGACCAGCTCCACACCGGCACCGTGGTCGGCAAGCTGGAAGGTGATCGTCAGACCACCCTCGGCTACATCGACCAGCTGCGCGAATCCTTCGTGCCCGAAGACCGCAGCCGCGGCAACTTCTTCGATCAGGACTGGGGTTCCATGCCTGGTGTGTTCGCCGTTGCTTCCGGCGGTATCCACGTGTGGCACATGCCCGCACTGGTCGCCATTTTCGGTGACGACTCCGTGCTGCAGTTCGGTGGTGGTACCCATGGTCATCCCTGGGGCTCCGCTGCAGGTGCTGCTGCCAACCGCGTGGCCCTCGAGGCCTGCGTCAAGGCACGCAATGCCGGTCGCGAGATCGAGAAGGAAAGCCGGGACATCCTCATGGAAGCCGGTAAGCACAGCCCTGAGCTGGCCATCGCTCTCGAGACCTGGAAGGAGATCAAGTTCGAGTTCGACACCGTCGACAAGCTCGACGTTCAGAACTGA
- a CDS encoding ribulose bisphosphate carboxylase small subunit: MPFQSTVGDYQTVATLETFGFLPPMTQDEIYDQIAYIIAQGWSPLVEHVHPSNSMAIYWSYWKLPFFGEKDLNVVVSELEACHRAYPDHHVRIVGYDAYTQSQGACFVVFEGR; this comes from the coding sequence ATGCCTTTCCAGAGCACCGTGGGTGACTATCAAACAGTCGCCACCCTGGAGACCTTCGGCTTCCTCCCGCCGATGACCCAGGACGAGATCTACGACCAGATCGCGTACATCATTGCCCAGGGTTGGAGCCCGCTCGTTGAGCACGTCCATCCCAGTAACTCCATGGCCATCTATTGGTCTTATTGGAAGCTCCCCTTCTTCGGTGAGAAGGATCTGAACGTTGTCGTCAGTGAGCTCGAGGCTTGCCATCGCGCATACCCCGATCACCACGTGCGCATCGTCGGTTACGACGCCTACACCCAGAGCCAGGGTGCCTGCTTCGTGGTCTTCGAAGGACGCTGA
- a CDS encoding CsoS2 family carboxysome shell protein produces the protein MARLSSRELALERRKALTTSGKKSSAAAGTGANRVRTVDDARPTRTNVAEVAEPASAPVVSAAVAPQRTPAFTAAPSRRSSQVKPHRDASRDLVLARREALSRRGKTADTSRDRNRADLARQTKPAPAPAPSETTKSCGCGGKRAAEKTALTSLSASAPKLSARTERRASAPKRRAIENPSRALVLARRDAMAKHGKTAGKQSTSAAAVARQANPDLTSRELAQQVRELRTKAGARNKQSAGVTRPTGPNRHGAKQAAAADAHWKVGESTTTAGQTVTGTQANRSVKTTGNEASTCRSITGTEYLGAEVFQTFCQTAPGATTPAKVRVTATSHGNRVTGNEVGRSEKVTGDEPGTCKSVTGTEYISANQSAAYCGGAMSSPRKVGHSFTEQGRPVSGVMVGRSASVTGDEAGANRSLTGDQYLGSDPLPEGRPAAKVGLSGTLSGTGVTGTLVGRSSQVTGNEFGSCHRVTGDQYISAEQVNAFCGGKPEPEAAKVGFSVTNRNQVVSGTRTGRSEHVTGDEPGSCQAVTGTPYAGLEQAGQNCGTPAVQAIRERTPVRPGTPSAAMTGIQPGVGGVMTGDKRGACEAVTGTPYVGADQLAAACGADAPAGTDTHGQSPEGAAWTRFSVVSPARAAQQQRDARSGVTGTSYEEGNRITGPFDMAGGKVTGTEQFRFDNREFQNRQQQRQFQPTVAVVSEPTDKPASRVTGEGSSTKITGDDWDRGEHVTGTEGASARRRNPSRPGPMSAMSSFERKRNEETEWPVSRVTGSSGNTEKGSLITVSGGARG, from the coding sequence ATGGCAAGACTCTCCAGTCGCGAACTCGCATTAGAACGCCGTAAGGCGCTGACCACTTCCGGTAAGAAGTCCTCAGCTGCAGCTGGTACAGGCGCCAACCGTGTTCGCACCGTTGATGACGCCCGTCCCACCCGCACGAACGTGGCTGAAGTTGCTGAACCTGCTTCTGCACCTGTTGTTTCCGCTGCTGTAGCTCCGCAGCGAACACCTGCGTTCACCGCTGCTCCTTCCAGGCGCAGTTCACAGGTCAAGCCTCATCGCGATGCCAGTCGTGATCTGGTGCTTGCACGCCGTGAGGCCCTGTCCCGTCGCGGCAAAACCGCAGACACCAGCCGCGATCGCAACCGCGCTGATTTGGCCCGTCAAACCAAACCTGCTCCAGCTCCTGCACCCTCTGAAACCACGAAGAGCTGTGGCTGCGGAGGCAAGCGCGCTGCCGAGAAGACTGCACTGACCTCATTGAGTGCATCGGCCCCCAAGCTTTCCGCCCGCACAGAGCGCCGCGCCTCAGCGCCCAAGCGTCGCGCCATCGAGAATCCCAGTCGCGCCCTTGTTTTGGCCCGTCGCGACGCCATGGCCAAGCACGGCAAAACCGCCGGCAAGCAGTCCACCAGCGCCGCTGCTGTTGCCCGTCAGGCCAACCCTGATCTCACCAGCCGTGAGCTGGCCCAGCAGGTGCGCGAGTTGCGCACCAAGGCCGGTGCACGCAACAAGCAGAGTGCCGGTGTCACCCGCCCCACCGGTCCCAACCGCCATGGCGCCAAGCAGGCTGCTGCCGCTGATGCCCATTGGAAAGTTGGTGAAAGCACCACCACTGCTGGTCAAACAGTGACCGGCACCCAGGCCAACCGTTCGGTCAAAACCACCGGCAACGAAGCCAGCACCTGCCGATCGATCACAGGTACGGAGTATTTGGGGGCTGAAGTCTTCCAGACCTTCTGTCAGACCGCTCCGGGTGCCACGACTCCAGCCAAAGTGCGTGTGACGGCCACCAGCCACGGCAACCGCGTCACCGGAAATGAAGTGGGCCGCTCTGAGAAGGTCACCGGTGATGAGCCTGGCACCTGCAAGAGCGTGACTGGCACCGAGTACATCTCGGCCAACCAGTCCGCTGCCTACTGCGGTGGAGCTATGAGTTCCCCCCGCAAGGTGGGTCACAGCTTCACGGAACAAGGTCGTCCCGTCAGTGGCGTGATGGTCGGCCGCTCCGCCAGCGTCACTGGTGATGAGGCCGGCGCGAATCGCAGCCTCACTGGCGATCAATACCTCGGTTCTGACCCCCTTCCTGAAGGCCGTCCGGCAGCCAAGGTTGGTTTGTCCGGCACCCTGTCGGGCACGGGAGTTACTGGAACTTTGGTGGGTCGCTCCTCCCAGGTCACCGGTAATGAATTCGGCTCCTGCCACCGTGTGACCGGAGATCAATACATCAGTGCTGAGCAGGTGAATGCCTTTTGCGGCGGCAAACCTGAGCCTGAAGCTGCCAAAGTTGGTTTCAGCGTCACCAACCGCAACCAGGTGGTGAGCGGAACCCGCACCGGCCGTTCGGAGCACGTCACAGGTGACGAGCCCGGTAGCTGCCAGGCCGTAACAGGAACTCCCTATGCAGGCCTCGAGCAGGCCGGCCAAAACTGCGGCACTCCCGCAGTCCAAGCCATTCGTGAGCGCACCCCTGTGCGTCCTGGAACCCCTTCCGCTGCGATGACTGGGATTCAACCCGGTGTCGGCGGTGTCATGACTGGGGATAAACGCGGCGCTTGTGAAGCGGTGACCGGTACTCCTTATGTCGGCGCTGATCAGTTGGCCGCTGCCTGTGGTGCTGATGCCCCTGCCGGCACCGACACCCACGGTCAATCCCCTGAGGGTGCTGCCTGGACCCGTTTCAGTGTCGTGTCTCCCGCCCGCGCTGCTCAGCAGCAGCGTGACGCACGCTCCGGTGTGACCGGCACGTCCTACGAGGAGGGCAATCGCATCACCGGCCCTTTTGACATGGCTGGCGGCAAGGTGACCGGTACCGAGCAGTTTCGCTTCGATAACCGCGAGTTCCAAAACCGCCAGCAACAACGTCAGTTCCAGCCCACCGTTGCTGTAGTTAGTGAGCCCACTGACAAGCCTGCATCGCGGGTGACCGGAGAGGGTTCTTCCACCAAGATCACTGGTGATGACTGGGATCGTGGTGAGCACGTAACCGGCACGGAGGGTGCATCGGCGCGCCGACGCAATCCCAGCCGTCCGGGTCCGATGAGTGCCATGTCCTCGTTTGAGCGCAAGCGCAACGAAGAGACCGAATGGCCTGTCAGCCGGGTCACCGGTTCCAGCGGTAACACCGAGAAGGGGTCCTTGATCACCGTCTCCGGCGGCGCACGGGGCTGA
- a CDS encoding carboxysome shell carbonic anhydrase: MVRSKPFRGGRPQAPSAPTRRQLQQLANIADPAETAPDMESSTRQAALQRRRALTTSGKAAQLDRGSVAAGRIRSSNDAQRPAPSQPGWVRREKAATRAVPFNLSRSSLPITHRRHPLTDATANGRLQAYEQEIKGRFDRIVPLLQQVSALQHETDFIPQAQRLCRSELGFDLPDHILQRAWVRPLDMRALFAWCVFESHRLFSDRFFQDDPLGGATGSPASREFEQFLLDCGIHLLDLTPCADGRLAHTVAYALRIPFSAVRRRSHAGAMFDVENTVNRWVKTEHRRYREGAPNPSTEPTRYLKVVTYHFSSLDPSHQGCAAHGSNDELAASAGHQRLLDFRESVENSFCCGASVDLLLIGLDTDTDAIRVHPPSRDSEMVLDRWLCARELHAATASMTADQAMAQIAEAVESSAPAPMDAGMVSFLTRLIANNISQIDYVQDLHGGPYPDAGHAERFIGVGIGFKEVHLRNLTYFAHLDTVEEGAPDLDVGVKIFKGLNVARDLPIPIVVRFDYSGRVPGARERAIADCQRVNQAIADRYAALVDDGLLHTCLTIRDRNQTAPAEVVGSTLDPQLPEAH, encoded by the coding sequence ATGGTTCGCTCCAAGCCTTTCCGTGGCGGGCGACCTCAGGCCCCCTCGGCACCGACACGTCGCCAGCTTCAGCAGCTGGCCAACATCGCTGATCCGGCAGAGACCGCTCCGGATATGGAGTCGTCGACCCGTCAGGCTGCTCTGCAACGGCGCCGTGCCTTAACAACTTCAGGCAAAGCAGCTCAATTGGATCGTGGATCCGTTGCTGCTGGCAGGATTCGCTCCAGCAACGACGCTCAGCGTCCTGCTCCCTCCCAGCCTGGTTGGGTGCGCAGGGAGAAAGCAGCCACCCGGGCTGTTCCTTTCAATCTGAGTCGTAGTTCACTGCCGATCACACATCGGCGCCATCCGCTCACGGATGCAACGGCCAACGGCCGTCTTCAGGCTTACGAGCAGGAGATCAAAGGACGTTTCGATCGGATCGTTCCGCTTCTTCAGCAGGTTTCAGCGCTGCAGCATGAAACCGATTTCATTCCCCAGGCCCAACGGCTCTGCCGTTCCGAACTCGGCTTTGACCTGCCGGATCACATCCTGCAGCGGGCCTGGGTGCGTCCTCTCGACATGCGCGCTCTGTTCGCGTGGTGTGTGTTTGAAAGCCATCGCTTGTTCAGTGACCGCTTCTTTCAGGACGACCCCCTGGGCGGAGCCACTGGCAGTCCTGCTTCCAGGGAGTTTGAACAGTTCCTGCTCGACTGCGGCATTCATCTTCTCGATCTGACTCCTTGTGCTGACGGGCGCCTTGCCCACACCGTGGCCTACGCCCTGCGCATTCCCTTCAGCGCTGTGCGTCGCCGTTCCCACGCCGGCGCCATGTTTGATGTGGAGAACACGGTGAACCGTTGGGTCAAAACCGAGCATCGCCGCTATCGCGAAGGCGCTCCGAATCCCTCCACCGAACCAACCCGCTACCTGAAGGTGGTGACCTACCACTTCAGTTCCCTTGATCCCTCCCACCAGGGCTGTGCCGCCCATGGCAGCAACGATGAATTGGCGGCCTCGGCTGGTCATCAGCGACTGCTGGACTTCCGTGAGTCGGTGGAAAACAGCTTCTGCTGCGGTGCTTCCGTTGATCTTCTTCTGATCGGCCTCGACACCGACACCGATGCGATCCGTGTTCATCCCCCGAGCCGTGATAGCGAAATGGTGCTCGACCGTTGGCTTTGCGCCAGGGAACTGCATGCAGCCACGGCATCCATGACTGCTGATCAGGCCATGGCTCAAATTGCTGAAGCCGTCGAAAGCTCAGCACCTGCCCCCATGGATGCAGGCATGGTGTCTTTTCTGACGCGGTTGATTGCCAACAACATCTCCCAGATCGACTACGTGCAGGATCTGCACGGTGGTCCCTATCCGGATGCTGGCCACGCGGAGCGGTTTATCGGCGTTGGTATCGGTTTCAAGGAGGTGCATCTGCGCAACCTCACTTACTTCGCCCATCTCGACACCGTTGAGGAGGGAGCTCCTGATCTTGATGTGGGGGTCAAAATTTTTAAGGGCCTCAATGTGGCCCGGGATCTGCCGATTCCGATCGTGGTGCGTTTCGACTATTCAGGTCGCGTCCCCGGAGCCCGCGAACGGGCCATTGCCGATTGCCAACGGGTGAATCAGGCCATCGCTGATCGCTATGCAGCTCTCGTTGACGATGGTCTGCTCCACACTTGTCTCACCATTCGCGACCGCAACCAGACGGCACCGGCCGAGGTCGTCGGTTCCACGCTCGACCCGCAACTTCCGGAGGCTCACTGA
- a CDS encoding carboxysome peptide A produces MLIVKVIKPLVSTNRIPDFEHKHLQVVLDGSTKKVAVDAVGAKPGDWVICVSSSAAREAAGSKSYPSDLTIVGIIDHWEPDPPKTSAPSPSPSPSGTPAGGKAS; encoded by the coding sequence ATGCTCATCGTCAAGGTCATCAAGCCGCTCGTTTCCACCAACCGGATCCCCGATTTCGAGCACAAACATCTGCAGGTGGTTCTCGATGGAAGCACCAAGAAGGTGGCCGTCGATGCAGTCGGTGCGAAACCCGGCGACTGGGTGATCTGCGTCAGCAGCTCTGCTGCCCGCGAAGCTGCCGGAAGCAAGTCGTATCCCAGCGACCTCACCATTGTCGGAATCATTGATCACTGGGAACCCGATCCGCCGAAGACCTCGGCTCCATCTCCATCGCCCAGCCCCAGCGGCACACCCGCAGGAGGCAAAGCCAGCTGA
- a CDS encoding carboxysome peptide B, with translation MEIMQVMGTLICSYRVAGLDHMHLRILRNNKGKKLVAVDPVGAREGNWVFTASGSAARHACPDNTVLTDLTIGGIIDFWNPDG, from the coding sequence ATGGAGATCATGCAGGTGATGGGCACGTTGATCTGCTCTTACAGAGTTGCAGGGCTGGATCACATGCATCTGCGCATCCTGCGCAACAACAAGGGCAAGAAGCTTGTGGCCGTTGATCCTGTTGGTGCCCGCGAGGGCAACTGGGTGTTCACCGCCAGCGGTTCGGCGGCTCGGCATGCCTGCCCTGACAACACCGTTCTCACCGATCTGACCATCGGTGGAATCATCGATTTCTGGAATCCGGACGGATAG
- a CDS encoding BMC domain-containing protein, whose translation MATPSPTPRRRTTRTSAAANKTVDVKPVASTAAAASTTAKAAPATTPSRATTTTRRSSGSTTGSGGGSAVAKPSATPSPKVPGVALGLIETRGMVPAIEAADAMTKAAEVTLICREYVGGGYVTVMVRGETGAVNAAVRAGADACERVGDGLVAAHIIARPHNEVEPVLAGSGAARRS comes from the coding sequence ATGGCTACTCCTTCCCCCACCCCCCGTCGTCGCACCACCCGCACGTCTGCTGCGGCGAACAAGACCGTGGATGTGAAGCCTGTGGCTAGCACCGCTGCTGCAGCTTCAACCACTGCCAAGGCTGCTCCTGCAACAACGCCTTCTCGCGCCACCACGACCACGCGCCGCAGCAGTGGATCCACCACAGGTTCAGGTGGCGGATCGGCGGTGGCTAAACCCTCTGCCACGCCTTCTCCCAAGGTCCCCGGTGTGGCCCTGGGCCTGATCGAAACCCGTGGGATGGTGCCTGCCATTGAGGCAGCCGACGCAATGACCAAGGCTGCGGAAGTCACCTTGATCTGCCGTGAATACGTCGGTGGTGGTTACGTCACCGTGATGGTGCGTGGTGAAACCGGTGCCGTGAATGCCGCTGTGCGTGCCGGTGCTGATGCTTGCGAGCGGGTCGGCGACGGCCTCGTTGCCGCTCACATCATTGCCCGCCCCCATAACGAGGTGGAACCGGTGTTGGCCGGCAGTGGTGCAGCCCGCCGCAGCTGA
- a CDS encoding NAD(P)H-quinone oxidoreductase subunit F has protein sequence MTPELSLPIQSAWLIPLYGFIGMLVSLPWACGWFRRDAHRPAAYLNILLTLLAFAHGSLILQEVYQSGPVDLAFPWLTVADLELDISFSLSLTNLVALELITGLSLLSQVYSLGYMDKEWALARFFALLGFFEGAMSGVVLSDSLFQSYFLLEMLTLSTYLLVGFWYAQPLVVTAARDAFLTKRVGDVLLLMGVVALCSYSGVMGFNDLYAWAAQDTLSPLAATLLGLGLVAGPTGKCAQFPMHLWLDEAMEGPNPASILRNSVVVTCGAIVLLKVMPILQLSPIAIGVMLVIGSISAIGGSLVALAQVDIKRTLSYSTTAHMGLVFIAIALQIPVLALLLLFTHAVSKALLSMSIGGVIASTNCQDITELGGLGSRMPATTTAFLVGGAGLVGFLPLGGFLALAQSIELLSVRSVPFMAVFLLTNTLTAVGLVRVFRHVFMGDSLIKSRRAAEVNWQMAFPMVALTVIVLITPLLLVRLESLDGLLAFPLWAAALVVGSGLLGLLAGAVLPLSKAWSRSLNPLLRWWQDLLAYDFYTERFYRLTIVNVVAGFSRLAYWFDRNVVDGLLNGVARFSLASADSLKLSVSGQSQSYVLTVLLAIVLFLTAVSWFFT, from the coding sequence TTGACCCCGGAGCTTTCGCTTCCAATTCAGTCCGCCTGGTTGATCCCGCTCTATGGGTTCATCGGGATGCTGGTCTCCCTGCCCTGGGCCTGTGGCTGGTTTCGCCGTGATGCTCATCGACCAGCGGCGTATCTCAATATTCTCCTGACCCTGCTGGCCTTCGCTCACGGAAGCCTGATCCTTCAGGAGGTCTACCAATCGGGGCCGGTGGATCTGGCTTTCCCCTGGCTCACGGTGGCTGATCTTGAGCTGGACATCAGCTTCAGCCTGTCGCTCACCAATCTGGTGGCTCTGGAGCTGATCACAGGTCTCAGCCTTCTCTCTCAGGTGTATTCCCTGGGTTACATGGACAAGGAATGGGCACTGGCCCGTTTCTTTGCCCTGCTGGGTTTCTTTGAGGGGGCGATGAGCGGCGTCGTGCTCAGCGACTCCCTGTTCCAGAGCTATTTCCTGCTGGAGATGCTGACGCTCTCCACTTATTTGTTAGTCGGATTCTGGTATGCCCAACCCCTGGTGGTGACCGCCGCACGGGATGCCTTCCTCACCAAGCGCGTTGGTGATGTGCTGTTGCTGATGGGTGTTGTGGCGCTCTGCAGTTACTCCGGCGTGATGGGGTTCAACGACCTCTATGCCTGGGCCGCCCAGGACACCCTTTCTCCTCTGGCGGCGACGCTACTGGGCCTCGGGCTGGTCGCAGGCCCAACAGGCAAGTGTGCCCAGTTCCCCATGCACCTCTGGCTGGACGAAGCCATGGAGGGCCCGAACCCCGCCTCGATTCTGCGCAACTCGGTGGTGGTGACCTGCGGCGCGATTGTGCTCCTGAAGGTGATGCCCATCCTTCAGCTTTCGCCCATCGCCATTGGCGTGATGCTCGTGATCGGCAGCATCAGTGCGATCGGCGGCTCCCTGGTGGCCCTAGCCCAGGTCGACATCAAACGCACGCTGTCGTACTCCACCACGGCCCACATGGGCCTGGTCTTCATCGCCATCGCGCTGCAGATCCCAGTCCTGGCTTTGCTTCTCCTGTTCACCCATGCCGTGTCGAAAGCTCTCCTGTCGATGAGCATCGGTGGGGTGATCGCCTCCACCAACTGCCAGGACATCACGGAGCTGGGTGGTTTGGGCAGCCGCATGCCTGCCACCACCACAGCCTTCCTGGTGGGAGGTGCCGGTTTGGTTGGGTTCCTCCCTCTGGGTGGTTTCCTCGCATTGGCCCAGTCGATTGAGTTGCTGAGTGTGCGCTCCGTTCCCTTCATGGCTGTGTTCCTGCTCACCAACACCCTCACTGCGGTTGGTCTGGTGCGGGTGTTCCGTCACGTGTTCATGGGCGATTCCCTGATCAAGTCCCGCCGTGCTGCCGAGGTCAACTGGCAGATGGCGTTTCCGATGGTGGCGCTCACCGTGATCGTGCTGATCACCCCGCTGTTGCTGGTGCGGCTTGAATCTCTCGACGGTTTGCTGGCGTTTCCCCTCTGGGCAGCAGCTCTTGTGGTGGGCAGCGGCCTGCTCGGGCTCCTTGCCGGCGCGGTGCTCCCCTTGAGCAAGGCATGGTCCCGTTCGCTCAATCCCCTGCTGCGTTGGTGGCAGGACCTTTTGGCTTACGACTTCTACACCGAGCGCTTTTACCGCCTCACCATCGTCAATGTGGTGGCCGGCTTCTCCCGCCTGGCTTACTGGTTTGACCGCAATGTGGTCGATGGTCTTCTCAATGGAGTCGCTCGCTTTTCCCTGGCCAGTGCCGACAGCCTCAAGCTCAGCGTCAGCGGCCAAAGCCAGTCCTATGTGCTCACGGTTCTCTTGGCCATCGTTCTCTTTCTCACCGCGGTGAGCTGGTTCTTCACCTGA